The following proteins come from a genomic window of Candidatus Korarchaeota archaeon NZ13-K:
- a CDS encoding electron transfer flavoprotein subunit alpha/FixB family protein: MRVLAFSHHPDLAGELISAGMSLGEVSLLLTSDQRDRLAEVRGARRVIICGSVASDDQPSLLELLTELAREYDLLLLSSDKRGRELSGQIAQRLERPLAAEVSSLWFEDGKLVVERMTLGGKAIALEELQIPAILTIQKGRFKPPDGPSPSEVIEVSSERRGGGYRVVERSAKPKLGIPLDKADVIVAVGRGFRRKEDLRLAYELAELLNGVVGCTRPLAADLKWMPEESWIGISGVRIAPKLLFVIGASGQQQFSAGIIDSKVIVAVNNDPQAPIFENSDYGVVRDLYEFIPALVERLRGLRGEPSAKI; this comes from the coding sequence CATGAGGGTTCTTGCCTTCAGCCATCATCCGGATCTCGCCGGAGAGCTCATCTCGGCCGGCATGTCCCTGGGGGAGGTCTCCCTCCTCCTCACATCGGATCAGAGGGACAGGCTGGCGGAGGTGAGGGGCGCGAGGAGGGTCATCATCTGCGGCTCCGTCGCATCCGATGACCAGCCCTCCCTCCTAGAACTTCTGACCGAGCTTGCGAGGGAGTACGACTTGCTGCTTCTATCCAGCGATAAGAGAGGGAGAGAGCTCAGCGGACAGATAGCTCAGAGGCTGGAGAGGCCTCTAGCTGCGGAGGTTTCATCTCTCTGGTTTGAGGATGGCAAGCTTGTTGTGGAGAGGATGACCCTAGGGGGAAAAGCCATTGCCCTGGAGGAGCTTCAGATACCGGCGATCCTGACCATCCAGAAGGGGAGGTTCAAACCGCCAGATGGCCCAAGCCCCAGTGAGGTGATAGAGGTCAGCTCCGAGAGGAGGGGTGGGGGTTACAGGGTGGTGGAGAGGAGCGCCAAGCCCAAGCTCGGGATCCCGCTGGACAAGGCTGATGTGATCGTGGCTGTGGGGAGGGGATTCAGGAGGAAGGAGGACCTCAGGCTCGCTTATGAGCTAGCGGAGCTGCTCAACGGGGTGGTAGGGTGCACCAGGCCCCTGGCTGCCGACCTGAAGTGGATGCCCGAGGAGTCCTGGATAGGGATAAGTGGGGTTAGGATAGCCCCAAAGCTGCTCTTCGTGATAGGGGCATCGGGACAACAGCAGTTCTCGGCGGGGATAATAGATTCCAAGGTGATAGTGGCCGTGAACAACGATCCTCAGGCTCCAATATTCGAGAACTCGGATTACGGTGTGGTGAGGGATCTTTACGAGTTCATACCGGCCCTGGTGGAGAGGCTGAGGGGGCTCAGGGGTGAGCCCTCAGCGAAGATTTAA
- a CDS encoding thiolase family protein — protein sequence MDLSDVFIVSFSRTPIGKFGGALSRLTAPELGAIAIESAVRRSGLDPDDVDEVIMGNVLQAMVGQNPARQAAILAGIPKRVPGFTVNKVCASGMKAIALAAQSIALGENRVVVAGGMESMSNAPYAMHPQWRWGVRFSFAGEKLIDLMVHDGLTDPHTGLLMGEEAEETARKWGITREECDEFALSSHMKASEATERGYFDREMERVSRGGISLDRDEGIRPDTSIEKISKLKPVFRPDGVITAANASQLSDGAAALVLAHREVVEERGLEPVARIIGFASASVEPEDFIEAPIYSTKRLLERIGMSLDEFDIVEHNEAFALATLVVSKGLGIPLERVNPFGGAVAMGHPLGASGARIVVTLLNALRVRGKRRGLATICHGGGGAQSMALELV from the coding sequence ATGGATCTCAGCGATGTGTTCATCGTGAGCTTCTCCAGGACACCGATAGGCAAGTTCGGAGGGGCCCTGAGCAGGTTGACAGCACCGGAGCTGGGGGCCATAGCCATAGAGTCGGCCGTCAGGAGGAGCGGCCTGGATCCGGATGACGTTGATGAGGTCATCATGGGGAACGTGCTCCAGGCCATGGTGGGCCAGAACCCGGCCAGGCAGGCGGCCATACTGGCGGGCATCCCCAAGCGGGTTCCCGGATTCACTGTGAACAAGGTTTGCGCTTCGGGAATGAAGGCGATAGCTCTAGCCGCTCAGAGCATAGCCCTTGGCGAGAACAGGGTCGTGGTCGCTGGGGGTATGGAGAGCATGAGCAACGCCCCCTACGCGATGCATCCCCAGTGGAGGTGGGGGGTGAGGTTCTCCTTCGCTGGTGAGAAGCTGATAGATCTCATGGTTCACGATGGCCTGACGGACCCCCACACTGGTCTGCTGATGGGAGAGGAGGCCGAGGAGACGGCCAGGAAGTGGGGGATAACGAGGGAGGAGTGCGATGAGTTCGCCCTCTCCAGTCACATGAAGGCCAGCGAGGCGACGGAACGCGGGTACTTCGACAGGGAGATGGAGAGGGTGAGCAGGGGCGGCATCTCCCTGGACAGGGACGAGGGGATAAGACCAGATACGAGCATAGAGAAGATCTCGAAACTCAAACCCGTCTTCAGGCCCGATGGTGTCATCACAGCCGCAAACGCTTCTCAGCTCAGCGACGGTGCAGCCGCGCTCGTTCTGGCCCACAGGGAGGTGGTTGAGGAGAGGGGACTGGAGCCCGTGGCTAGGATAATAGGGTTCGCATCGGCCTCTGTGGAGCCCGAGGACTTCATAGAAGCTCCAATATACTCAACCAAGAGGCTCTTGGAGAGAATAGGCATGAGCCTGGATGAGTTCGACATAGTGGAGCACAATGAGGCGTTCGCCCTCGCAACCCTCGTTGTTTCAAAGGGGTTGGGCATCCCGTTAGAGAGGGTGAATCCATTCGGTGGAGCCGTCGCGATGGGGCATCCTCTCGGGGCCAGCGGGGCCAGGATAGTGGTCACTCTTCTCAACGCGCTCAGGGTCAGGGGCAAGAGGAGGGGCCTGGCCACGATATGCCATGGGGGCGGTGGGGCCCAGAGCATGGCGCTCGAGCTGGTGTAG
- a CDS encoding molybdopterin converting factor produces the protein MVSVRVYGWLSEVLGFRSRDLEFRGSLRELLELLGSSVMEMVEEGRIQVAVNHELTRDLSMILSEGDLVAIFPSFSGGSWRAGITRDRISPEELLREMRTDPDVGAVVLFLGVVRRTSGEGEVERIFYDCYPEVADREIRMIREEAIDRFRLKDAVILHRIGDVAAGEVALLVITRSAHRREAFEAAAWAVDEVKRRVPIWKKEVFSDGSSRWISE, from the coding sequence ATGGTGTCCGTGAGGGTCTATGGTTGGCTCTCTGAAGTTCTGGGCTTCAGGAGCAGGGATCTCGAGTTCAGGGGCAGTCTGAGGGAGCTGCTTGAGCTTTTAGGGAGCTCAGTGATGGAGATGGTTGAGGAGGGGAGGATACAGGTCGCCGTGAATCATGAGCTCACCAGGGACCTGTCTATGATCTTGAGCGAAGGGGACTTGGTTGCCATCTTCCCGAGCTTCTCCGGAGGCTCCTGGAGGGCGGGAATCACGAGGGATAGGATATCTCCGGAGGAGCTTCTCAGGGAGATGCGGACAGATCCGGATGTGGGGGCTGTTGTTCTCTTCCTGGGCGTCGTCAGGAGAACCTCGGGGGAGGGGGAGGTGGAGAGGATATTCTACGACTGCTACCCGGAGGTCGCTGATAGGGAGATCCGCATGATAAGGGAGGAAGCCATTGATAGGTTCCGCTTGAAGGATGCCGTCATCCTGCATAGGATAGGGGATGTGGCTGCCGGGGAGGTTGCCCTTCTTGTGATCACGAGGTCAGCTCACAGGAGGGAGGCCTTCGAGGCGGCCGCGTGGGCGGTCGATGAGGTAAAGAGGAGGGTGCCCATCTGGAAGAAGGAGGTATTCTCCGACGGAAGTAGCAGGTGGATATCCGAGTGA